The genomic region ATATTGACATAGAATATCTAAACAGTTTTTGGTAAACTTTATgctatatatgtttatttgttTACTTGATAAAATTGTATTTGAACTAACAAGTACAAACAGGAATGGGCGATTCTGTAGGATAGAATGTTGTGTAAgtcatatactcatatattaCAAGAATATTTCTTTACAGATGACTCACTCATAGCTTTCCATGAGTGATTAGAGACATTTCTGGCAATGTCAGTGCATCAAGGGTGAATAAACAATGTCACTGAATTCCCAATTAAACCCATGGAGAGAGCCTATGTAGTTGAAACTGAAACTGCAAGTTTAACACCGACATTGTTAAAACCAAGTTCCATTCTCATTGCTTACCTGATCAGATCAGTTATCGAGATAAGTGGTATGCTGTGCTCCAAAGCCAACTTTTGCAGAAAGGGCAAAGACGCTATAGAACCGTCCTCTGGATCAACAACGGTCGAAAGAACAGAAACCGGCTGCAAACCAGTGAGCATGATCAGATCCACAGAAGCCTCAGTATGACCAGCTCTCCTTAAAACCCCACCATTCCTATACTTGAGAGGAAATATATGACCTGGCCTTCTGAAGTCATCAGGCTTTGACTCTGGAGAAGACAGAGCAAGAACAGTCTTTGCCCTATCTGAAGCCGACACTCCTGTTGATGTACCGGTTTTTGCATCCTAACAAAACATATGAAGTTACCGGAACACCtcgaattaaattattatgacAAGCTTCAAATCTTAGTATGCAACAAGTTAATTCAGCGCTTACAATTTAACAATCTTAAGGCTTGCAAAACATACCACTGTGACTGTGAAAGTTGGGGCAGAAGAATCTTCATCTTCACTTTCTGGTGACATGAGAGGAAGCTTCAGCCTTTCAAGATCCTCCTCTTTCATACCTACAGAAACAATGCCTGAACCATGCTTAACCATAAAGCCCATCTGCTCTGGAGTTGCATGAGAAGCTGCCATTATGAGGTTTCCTTCGACATCCTCATTCTCATCATCTACAACAATcacaaactaagaaaataatgcAGTGATGATTGTCAACACTAGTCATGTTGTACATAAAacagttctataaaaattggaTCAAAGTAATCCATTCAATTCAcattgaagaattttaatgctGATCCAAAAGATGCAAAAGGATTAAATAGAGTGACAGTGAGTCCTAACCTTTCCTTGGCGTAATGTATTTAATGCCTGCTCAATGGAAGCGAATCCCTTCGAAGGGCAGTCAGGATCGCCCTCAGCATCACTAACGAAAAAATCAATGGtttcaggggtaatttcagcATCCACTGTTCCAAATGGTGCTGAAGCTGACTCATCAAGTGCACCCAACAAGGATCCATTTTCAGCCCCGTTCAAGGAGTTGTCATCAAACAGGTTTCCAGCTCCAATCTCAGATACCCCTAGAGCACAGCAACTAGAATTCAACCATCTTTTTCTGTATAGCCTGATTTCTACTCCACGAGGGATACCAAAACACCTAGGAAATCTGTAACAGCACCATCATTCCATCACAAAATTCAATATGGACACAACAAAATAGATCATAGTTCACATGTGACAtgtattattgagatatatacatataccttGGGTTTAGGAAGATATGAGGGAACAAAGGGTGAGGAAACAAAGCACATTCCATGGAATGAAAGCTTCTGGGGAAAAAAAAGGGATTTGAGATAGTAGAATCTCTTCTACTTGCTTTGTCAGTGTTTTTCTTGGTCCATAATTTGCATATAACGTGccatggaaagaaaaaaagcccACCTCTAGTTGTGGATGGTATTTCACTTGTAGCCATCCACATgatattaatcaaaatgacaTGAATGCCCTTCCAACATGACAGCATCTGGCTGGAACCAAATTCAAGCCGAACTGTCTCTTTCTTACCCCATCCAAACAGAGTAATGAGCCAAAACAATGTTCTAATCTCCTCAGCCTAACCAATCCTTTTAGTCTTGAACTTATATTCTTCTGTCACATAGTGGAGAAATCACAAAAGGGATAAACAGAATTCTTTCTAAAAGGTTAAAAGGGTGCCCCGGAGGTTTCCCCACTTTGTTTCTCCAACGACTGGATAGTGGATACTTTTGCCATCAAAAAAAGTTTGACCATGGTTGGTTGCGACTTGTCTAAAGGACTTCAAAATTACCAGTAATTTGACAATATTTATTGCTCCTCTGTCTGTGGCGTTTTCTTTTGCATCGCAACCGGCAAAAATTTGTTCTGTTGAACATAAAACGCAAAACACAAAAGTGGAGTACATTTCAAGCTAGCCAAAGACTAAAACGCCCTGCTTTGCCTTCTTTTTCCCGACAGAGATATATTAGTAACAGTTCTTTAGATTTTGACCCTTTAAGCCCGTCAAAAGGGCATTCTTCTTTGCAATAAACGTTACATGAAGCCAAATTATTGCAGCAGCAGTCTGATTTCTTTGTTTCTACTAGTAATTGCTGTAGGAACCCGACATTGTCACACACTTCTGTGGGATGCCCCTTCCCGGTTTGTTTTTTGGAGCTCGAATTGTctaatcatttttcttttctttgggGACCTTAACCTGATCTTGACATAAGTCAGGTTGTTCTCAGTCCTTTGTTTCAATGGTTTGCCATTTGACAGTGGCTCCATCTTATGGTAAATTTGGCAGGAAAAACCCACAAAGAAAAGATTGGGCATTTGCCTTATTTCCCCCCCTGCTCAAAAGTTGTTTCAAGGTCCTTTCATTTGAGCTTGAAGTTCATGAAAGTTACTTGAATTTCACATCGAGTAATCTAAATTGATTAATGAAGAAATCCCATTGATCTTAAGCAATCTTAAGTATGGAAAATTATGGTCACGTGAGTTTGATATTGAGACCTGAAAGCAGCAGAGTTTGACAAATAACCCGTGAAACCATAGCCAGTCTCCATAAGGAATTGACCTTTAGGGTCATCTTCATTTAAAGTTTGAAGCTGTAGTTTCTCCAGGCCATAAATAGCCATCAAACCAAATTGAGTTGACTCATTCTCTCCGTTCTTGAcccagaaaaataaaataaaaaaataaataaacagaCGGTAGAATCTCACGCGCTCGCTCTTCTTGCGTTAAAGCCCATTTCTCGGCGACTGACGTGGCAAACCCTTTTAAACCCTCTCGACCGCCCGACCGTACAATCCATTCAAAAAGCCAAAAGCTTTTATGGCCCAAGGAGAGAGACGG from Theobroma cacao cultivar B97-61/B2 chromosome 9, Criollo_cocoa_genome_V2, whole genome shotgun sequence harbors:
- the LOC18590761 gene encoding monofunctional riboflavin biosynthesis protein RIBA 3, chloroplastic; translated protein: MECALFPHPLFPHIFLNPRFPRCFGIPRGVEIRLYRKRWLNSSCCALGVSEIGAGNLFDDNSLNGAENGSLLGALDESASAPFGTVDAEITPETIDFFVSDAEGDPDCPSKGFASIEQALNTLRQGKFVIVVDDENEDVEGNLIMAASHATPEQMGFMVKHGSGIVSVGMKEEDLERLKLPLMSPESEDEDSSAPTFTVTVDAKTGTSTGVSASDRAKTVLALSSPESKPDDFRRPGHIFPLKYRNGGVLRRAGHTEASVDLIMLTGLQPVSVLSTVVDPEDGSIASLPFLQKLALEHSIPLISITDLIRYQRKREKLVERTAISRLPTKWGLFQAYCYRSKLDGTEHIAVVKGDIGNGQDVLVRVHSECLTGDIFGSARCDCGNQLDLAMQIIEQAGRGVVVYLRGHEGRGIGLGHKLRAYNLQDQGHDTVQANIELGLAVDAREYGIGAQILRDIGIQTMRLMTNNPAKFTGLKGYGLAVIGRVPVLTPITEENKRYLETKRTKMGHIYGSDLQGPLAEFTKPTVNKKESSEGEYKAD